A stretch of the Campylobacter sp. 19-13652 genome encodes the following:
- the radA gene encoding DNA repair protein RadA — MAKAKSIFECEACGHQQAKWTGKCPQCGAWDSLKELSKTEIETIKQIKKASSQTQVAKSIKEVEVERIVRYSTGDSELDLVLGGGVVEGSLVLIGGSPGIGKSTLLLKIASNLATPERKALYVSGEESASQIKMRADRLGAVKSELFLLTEINLESIIAEIRNGGYKTVVIDSIQTLYSEKSQSAPGSISQVREITFELMRLAKDSGISIFIIGHITKEGSIAGPRVLEHMVDVVLYFEGDAGRELRMLRGFKNRFGSTSEVGIFEMSPQGLISATEISSKFFTRGEAISGSAITIIMEGSRALSVEVQALVCESSYPKRSATGYERNRLDMLLALLERKLELALGHYDVFINISGGVRVGETAADLAVIAAIVSSFKNRPISKESVFIGELSLNGEIRDVFNLEQRLKEASTQKFKNAIIPSKPANLNGIKSYIVKDIRQVLEWM, encoded by the coding sequence ATGGCAAAAGCAAAGTCTATTTTTGAGTGTGAGGCTTGCGGACATCAGCAAGCTAAATGGACTGGTAAATGCCCGCAATGCGGGGCGTGGGACAGTCTAAAAGAGCTTAGTAAAACTGAGATTGAGACGATAAAACAAATAAAAAAAGCAAGCAGCCAAACTCAAGTTGCAAAGAGTATAAAAGAGGTTGAGGTAGAGCGTATAGTCCGATATAGCACTGGTGATAGCGAGCTTGATTTGGTGCTCGGTGGTGGAGTAGTGGAGGGTAGCCTCGTGCTAATAGGCGGTAGCCCTGGGATTGGTAAGAGTACGCTTTTATTAAAAATCGCTTCAAATTTAGCCACGCCAGAGCGTAAAGCTCTGTATGTCAGTGGCGAGGAGAGCGCAAGCCAGATAAAAATGCGAGCCGATAGGCTAGGCGCTGTTAAAAGCGAGCTTTTTTTGCTTACGGAGATAAATTTAGAAAGCATTATCGCTGAGATTAGAAATGGAGGGTATAAAACGGTCGTTATTGATTCCATTCAGACGCTTTATAGCGAGAAAAGCCAAAGCGCACCAGGGTCTATTTCGCAGGTTAGAGAGATTACCTTTGAGCTTATGCGCTTAGCAAAGGACAGTGGCATAAGCATATTTATAATCGGGCATATCACAAAAGAAGGCTCCATAGCAGGTCCTAGGGTACTTGAGCATATGGTCGATGTGGTGCTTTATTTTGAAGGCGATGCTGGGCGCGAGCTAAGGATGCTAAGAGGCTTTAAAAACCGCTTTGGCTCAACCAGCGAGGTTGGAATTTTTGAGATGAGCCCACAAGGATTAATAAGTGCTACTGAAATATCTAGTAAATTCTTTACTCGTGGAGAGGCAATAAGTGGCTCAGCTATTACAATCATAATGGAAGGCTCAAGAGCATTAAGTGTAGAAGTACAAGCCCTAGTATGTGAAAGCAGCTACCCAAAGCGAAGTGCAACAGGCTATGAAAGAAATAGATTAGACATGCTCTTAGCCTTACTTGAGAGAAAGCTAGAGCTTGCCTTAGGACATTATGATGTATTTATAAATATCTCAGGTGGTGTTAGAGTAGGAGAGACTGCAGCTGATTTAGCTGTCATTGCAGCTATTGTCTCAAGCTTTAAAAATAGACCCATAAGCAAAGAGAGTGTATTTATAGGAGAGCTAAGCCTAAATGGAGAGATAAGAGATGTCTTTAACCTAGAGCAACGCCTAAAAGAGGCTAGTACTCAAAAATTTAAAAATGCAATAATTCCTTCAAAACCTGCAAATTTAAATGGCATAAAAAGCTACATAGTAAAAGACATAAGGCAGGTTTTAGAATGGATGTAA